Proteins co-encoded in one Glandiceps talaboti chromosome 22, keGlaTala1.1, whole genome shotgun sequence genomic window:
- the LOC144451918 gene encoding bone morphogenetic protein receptor type-1B-like — protein sequence MADLGKVQCILLRISAVFLVLLQITRSEEARWRCYCLEHCPQDAVNNTCYPEEGGKCFSQIQAFAPGMEDDGIPIRSYGCTPPEEGADMQCKAKNHQVATVIECCKIDDGDYCNRDLNPTLPPVVTTVPPGGSSEPDYLQESIHEIALLISVTVCLVILIITCAFVYLRYKRREDRRRFDLEVTENEENYIAPGETLKDLIDQSSGSGSGLPLLVQRTIAKQIQMIASIGKGRYGEVWKARWRGEYVAVKVFFTTEEASWFRETEIYQTVLMRHDHILGFIAADIRGTGSWTQLLLITDYHENGSLYDYLRSTTLDTVSMIRLAYTASSGLSHLHTEIFGMQGKPAIAHRDLKSKNILVKKNGTCVIADMGLAVRYNSETNDIDIAPNTRVGTKRYMAPEVVDNSLNTNHFEAYKMADMYCFGLVLWEIARRCVSGGIAESAEVPYYDSLAHDPSWEEVRRIVYVEKRRPAIPNRWHSDDCLRTMAKVMQECWHHTPAARLTALRVKKTIGRMKEEELKV from the exons AGGAAGCCCGATGGAGGTGTTATTGCCTAGAACATTGTCCACAAGATGCTGTCAACAATACATGCTATCCTGAAGAAGGAGGTAAATGTTTCAGCCAAATACAAGCATTTGCACCAGGGATGGAAGATGACGGTATCCCAATCAG gTCGTATGGCTGCACACCTCCAGAGGAAGGGGCTGATATGCAGTGTAAAGCTAAAAATCATCAAGTCGCCACAGTAATTGAATGTTGTAAAATTGATGACGGCGATTACTGTAACCGAGATTTGAATCCTACACTTCCTCCAGTAGTTACTACAGTACCACCAG GAGGAAGCTCAGAGCCAGATTATCTCCAAGAAAGTATTCACGAGATAGCTTTATTAATATCTGTAACCGTGTGCCTCGTTATACTTATTATCACATGTGCTTTTGTCTATTTAAG GTACAAAAGAAGGGAAGACAGACGTCGTTTTGATTTGGAAGTTACAGAAAACGAAGAAAATTATATTGCACCTGGTGAGACTTTGAAAGACTTGATAGATCAAAGTTCAGGAAGTGGTTCAGGGTTACCACTACTG GTCCAAAGAACAATTGCCAAACAGATTCAAATGATTGCAAGTATAGGGAAGGGAAGGTATGGTGAAGTATGGAAAGCTAGGTGGAGAGGAGAATATGTTGCCGTCAAAGTATTCTTTACAACAGAGGAAGCCAGCTGGTTCAGAGAAACAGAAATTTATCAAACTGTCCTCATGAGACATGACCATATTTTAG GTTTTATAGCAGCTGACATCAGAGGTACAGGGTCATGGACACAGCTTCTCCTTATCACAGACTACCATGAGAACGGCTCACTTTACGACTACCTGCGAAGCACTACATTGGATACAGTATCAATGATCAGATTGGCTTACACAGCATCCAGTGGATTGTCACATCTACACACAGAAATATTTGGCATGCAAGGAAAACCAGCGATAGCACATAGGGAtctaaaaagtaaaaatatattgGTTAAAAAGAATGGCACGTGTGTCATAGCAGATATGGGACTTGCTGTCAGATACAATAG TGAAACAAATGATATAGATATTGCACCAAATACCAGAGTTGGAACTAAGAGGTATATGGCACCAGAAGTTGTTGACAACTCACTGAATACCAACCACTTTGAAGcatacaaaatggctgacatgtATTGTTTTGGTCTTGTGTTGTGGGAAATAGCCAGAAGGTGTGTCTCAGGAG GTATTGCTGAATCAGCAGAAGTGCCCTACTACGACAGTTTGGCACATGACCCAAGTTGGGAAGAAGTGAGGAGAATAGTATATGTGGAGAAGAGACGACCTGCAATCCCCAACAGATGGCATAGTGATGAT TGTTTAAGGACGATGGCCAAAGTCATGCAGGAATGCTGGCATCATACCCCAGCTGCAAGACTGACAGCATTGCGAGTCAAGAAAACCATTGGAAGGATGAAAGAGGAAGAACTGAAAGTGTAA